In the genome of Oscarella lobularis chromosome 1, ooOscLobu1.1, whole genome shotgun sequence, one region contains:
- the LOC136199784 gene encoding uncharacterized protein: METELVTTPETTSASPTTPETTSASPTTPGTTSASPTTPETTSALPTTPETTSGSPTTPETTSAPPTVPEITTIPPTTPVPLKDCGSVGPLTTQTEEDSLEAEKCSNITGDLVISCDRSKEDCFEDFELTGLSNIQFISGALKITDNPFSNLAGLENVKTFKALEITGNSELTTTDHLRKNTNAAYLLENVESVSVINQRRLTDLHGLKGISKFQCYGRRYDRRFAADIERRRIGKFDQRWRQSYIRNLAVTSLILSPLGDLTTVGGSLTVESVELLASLGGLDVITSVGSIDFRFNDELLNFGNGLGALTTFTGKGAYQGFSVVIFRHALLESTSDFPSNVTSVVGSVMIGSNSKLCGPANLLDATFWTDRGATNDATSPAFPSNNAACP; this comes from the exons ATGGAAACAGAGCTTGTGACGACTCCTGAAACGACATCAGCGTCTCCGACGACTCCTGAGACGACGTCAGCGTCTCCGACGACTCCTGGGACGACTTCAGCGTCTCCGACGACTCctgaaacgacgtcagctcTTCCGACGACTCCTGAAACGACGTCAGGGTCTCCGACGACTCctgaaacgacgtcagctcCTCCGACAGTTCCTGAGATTACAACAATACCTCCGACTACCCCTGTTCCACTGAAAGATTGCGGTTCAGTTGGCCCTTTGACGACGCAAACCGAAGAGGACAGCTTAGAAGCTGAGAAGTGCTCCAATATTACTGGAGATTTGGTGATTTCTTGCGATCGCTCTAAAGAAGACTGTTTTGAAGATTTTGAATTGACTGGCCTCTCGAATATACAG TTTATCTCTGGAGCGCTGAAGATCACCGATAATCCATTTTCCAATTTAGCCGGTCTTGAAAACGTGAAGACTTTCAAAGCGTTGGAAATCACTGGAAACAGCGAGTTGACGACGACCGACCATCTGCGAAAGAATACGAACGCTGCTTATTTGCTGGAAAACGTGGAAAGCGTCAGCGTCATTAATCAACGAAGGCTTACTGATTTGCACGGACTGAAGGGAATTTCCAAATTCCAATGTTACGG GCGACGTTACGATCGAAGATTCGCCGCAGACattgaacgtcgacggattGGGAAGTTTGACCAGCGTTGGCGGCAGTCTTATATTCGTAACTTGGCGGTTACTAGTTTAATATTGAGTCCTCTTGGCGACCTGACTACCGTTGGAGGATCGCTTACAGTCGAGAGCGTTGAACTGTTAGCTTCTCTGGGAGGACTAGACGTTATTACAAGCGTTGGATCAATTGACTTTCGTTTTAACGAT GAATTGTTGAATTTTGGTAATGGGCTCGGTGCTTTGACGACATTCACCGGAAAGGGGGCATATCAAGGATTTTCCGTTGTCATATTTAGACACGCACTTCTGGAAAGTACGTCTGACTTTCCGTCTAACGTCACGTCCGTTGTTGGCTCTGTAATGATCGGAAGCAACTCGAAACTGTGCGGACCGGCCAACCTCTTAGATGCCACATTTTGGACAGAT cgCGGTGCGACGAATGATGCGACTTCACCTGCTTTTCCGTCGAACAACGCTGCCTGCCCTTAA
- the LOC136195410 gene encoding uncharacterized protein, which yields MAGKEALLFFSLLALVAADMHNPCPDATCPGCPKFIEGGEPVILFRDGVSVIDGDHNQLHKMEKAEFYIDDIDEYMDGDYVSLTANVTGTNITQHYDQDEGKLVLMGVDYASKYDQVIATIAFKSTAPTPSSESRLIAFSIFDGDFWSLEYVIRVRVVFVNNHPPSIDVVANNETYMEHGGPINVFSSVTISDDDHPDQFLMEEAMIWVVGTFPGSCFGEQLIHVDLGSYSDDVTLVSDNPAGMIHLKGNASIDVYQHIFQTATFNSTGPEPPRGSVTIKVKINDGKFTGEANATLRIETFNDSPPRIEGIPLSEPVFIPDKGPVLVTDLVDLEDCDDNSVHMWTKVEANISIRTSDFVDEFLEVNTGSFIDSIAKSNESFQQRVILIPSDGRPYAPIEDFEGVLRTLTYDNRNENISCPVRRIIKLKAWDGKFMKEKDVPVVIEPNNQFRPVLSITRTGHSFKEDGPAISLLSSARVSDRDMICNTLVMQGAQVNVTAPDGARDRILFDLTGTGVTVASNTTNANATATIELTGNVDARVYANVLKSIRYRNSKDEPTLGQRHVWISVFDGKFYSDPLEITVKLDTRNDQPPVLNSPHTVYNFSENDPPVLFDGIYLTDADSDEEDQKANIVEVCILDQLNGLDERLSLETNDSVLPDGITPTVSPSSSSSCVKIAGKSTGDTLSKFNQVLRTLSYSNSNPEPEPGRRKILFKITSNALGNANEVTETIYVDVFGVNDSPTRLDVSAPVNYTERSPPIRLAPYAMPIDEDLQPVNVSIRNLEITVMGNETGAVIDCPGCQSCDNISGVNVSPQKIDVMPTTCSWSADEVAALARNVTFAIHRREPPKIADEVRVMFNLTDRDGLVGISYATVTVIHICDPGRLYLNATDMSTTAAAVFDEFSPTTWVNLVEGPVIIRNNDSEIFTEIEVIITNNFDQGNDELRVDGGGVTVVNIPMGIRITGMFAIVHAQNLTMNIQFRNTYECRIVDPRTVTIRLRDDCGAWTNIGTVAITLRRNNDPPIVFPRSGSRHSIRHTYVVEGVANTNPSSLHVFPYFEVDDCDGPIQGHLAQINVTIMDAPDSPHERIYFNETVLNMTGLHYKVVDVDEHVVRYVIYHPNGTAPIMYFVRLIRSLYYINEAECPFEVMRKIIVTVSDGEDTGEGLAIIYYQRNPVGPTLKWNESDHETWSAAFNLLDRPDFDVIPGDVHFMHKAQITITNPIESATNPGNFFDHVFIDEADEDSVTALGIQILQDRKGPQIVLEYNGPVSNVDAAQFESILRKVKFDSLDPHKNCDRRITVTVWDSPLKRMSNVITVQVVVGSGTEDSKCPITPTTESPTTPEMATEPATTPETTSASPTTPETTSASPTTPETTSASPTTPETTSASPTTPEVTTEILTTTAGPTSPELTTEAPTNGSATVIDVTAPDTTDMTSCGSVSPLTTQAEVNTLAAGSCEVVDGDLVISCDLSAEDCFGNFVLTGLTNIQIITGALIIDNNRLSYLTGLENVKSFRSLEIRDNTELMTTSHLRMNTTAEYLLKNVESVTVVNQQRLEDVDGLKGIMTVTGDVEINGLQDLDTAGLGSLKSIGGSFKLEAMPVTSLSSLSSLMTVGGSITILNIESLSSLEGLGAVTSVGSIRIQNNNDLVNFDGGLGSLVNVTGTAAFNKEYSVVVYGNDLLENTSGFPLSLTAITGPAQVRKVIISANPLLCDPSQIVTKSFWTGIGGFPSIGGNNQNC from the exons ATGGCGGGCAAAGaagctcttctcttcttctctctatTGGCACTCGTGGCTGCTGACATGCACAATCCGTGCCCCG ATGCGACTTGCCCCGGCTGTCCCAAATTCATCGAG GGCGGAGAACCGGTTATCCTATTTCGAGACGGCGTCTCGGTCATTGACGGTGATCACAACCAGCTTCACAAGATGGAG AAAGCCGAATTTTACATCGACGACATAGATGAATATATGGACGGCGACTATGTCTCTCTCACAGCGAATGTGACGGGAACCAACATAACGCAACATTATGATCAAGATGAAGGAA AGTTGGTTCTAATGGGCGTGGATTACGCCTCCAAGTACGACCAG GTTATTGCAACGATTGCTTTTAAAAGCACGGCTCCCACCCCGTCATCAGAAAGTCGTCT TATTGCGTTCAGCATCTTTGACGGGGACTTCTGGAGTCTCGAGTACGTGATCAGAGTCCGGGTTGTCTTTGTCAACAATCATCCGCCGTCTATAGACGTGGTTGCTAACAACGAG ACGTACATGGAGCACGGCGGCCCTATCAACGTGTTTTCCAGCGTTACCATCAGTGACGACGATCATCCTGACCAATTTCTGATGGAGGAAGCCATG ATTTGGGTTGTTGGCACTTTTCCTGGTTCGTGTTTCGGTGAGCAGCTAATCCACGTTGATCTTGGATCGTattccgacgacgtcacgctcGTTTCTGATAACCCGGCTGGAATGATTCATTTGAAGGGAAATGCCAGCATTGACGTATATCAACACATATTTCAAACAGCGACATTCAATTCTACTGGTCCGGAACCTCCTCGAGGCTCGGTGACGATCAAAGTGAAGATCAACGATGGGAAGTTTACGGGCGAAGCAAACGCTACGTTGCGCATTGAAACGTTCAATGATAGTCCGCCACGA ATTGAGGGAATACCGCTGAGTGAACCCGTTTTCATTCCGGACAAAGGCCCCGTTTTAGTCACCGACTTGGTTGATTTAGAAGATTGTGACGACAATAG TGTACACATGTGGACTAAAGTCGAGGCTAATATCTCCATTCGAACGTCCGATTTTGTGGACGAATTTCTC GAAGTCAATACCGGTTCGTTTATTGACTCTATTGCCAAAAGCAACGAATCATTTCAGCAGCGCGTTATATTGATTCCCAGCGATGGACGACCCTACGCTCCTATCGAAGACTTTGAAGGAGTGCTACGCACATTGACATACGATAACAGAAACGAGAACATCAGCTGTCCAGTGAGACGCATCATAAAGCTCAAGGCTTGGGATGGAAA GTTTATGAAGGAAAAAGACGTTCCGGTCGTCATTGAACCCAATAATCAGTTCAGACCCGTACTCTCTATTACTCGCACGGGCCATTCTTTTAAAGAGGACGGGCCAGCTATAAGTCTTTTGTCGAGTGCTCGAGTGTCAGACAGGGATATGATATGCAATACCCTCGTAATGCAGGGAGCACAAGTGAATGTGACAGCTCCTGATGGAGCACGCGACAGAATACTATTCGATCTG ACCGGCACAGGCGTAACTGTGGCCAGTAACACTACCAATGCAAATGCAACGGCTACCATTGAACTAACGGGCAATGTCGATGCTCGCGTATACGCT AATGTACTGAAATCAATACGTTATCGTAATAGTAAAGACGAACCTACGTTGGGCCAACGTCATGTCTGG ATAAGCGTATTTGATGGAAAATTCTACAGCGATCCGTTAGAGATAACCGTCAAATTAGACACTCGCAACGATCAGCCGCCAGTGCTTAATTCACCTCACACGGTCTACAATTTCTCCGAGAACGATCCTCCAGTTTTGTTTGACGGAATTTATTTGACGGACGCCGATTCGGACGAGGAGGACCAAAAAGCAAATATTGTTGAAGTGTGCATCTTGGATCAGCTCAATGGATTGGACGAG cgtCTCTCCTTGGAAACGAACGATTCTGTCCTGCCGGATGGTATTACCCCGACAGTCTCtccctcttcgtcttcgtcgtgcGTGAAAATTGCCGGAAAATCCACGGGTGATACTCTTTCGAAGTTCAACCAAGTATTGCGGACGTTGTCGTATTCAAACAGCAACCCCGAGCCGGAACCTGGGCGTCGCAAAATTCTCTTTAAA aTTACGAGCAACGCTCTTGGAAATGCCAACGAGGTGACAGAGACCATCTACGTTGACGTTTTCGGAGTAAATGACAGCCCGACGCGGCTTGACGTCTCAGCACCGGTCAACTACACCGAAAGATCGCCACCTATTCGACTGGCTCCTTATGCGATgccgatcgacgaagacttGCAACCGGTCAATGTTTCAATTCGTAATTTGGAAATAACCGTTATGGGAAATGAAACAG GCGCTGTCATTGATTGCCCTGGTTGCCAAAGTTGCGATAACATCTCTGGAGTAAATGTATCACCGCAAAAAATTGATGTGATGCCTACGACTTGTTCGTGGTCCGCAGACGAGGTCGCCGCATTGGCTCGTAACGTGACCTTTGCCATCCATCGTCGTGAACCACCTAAAATAGCGGACGAAGTTCGCGTCATGTTCAACCTTACGGACAGAGATGGACTCGTCGGGATCTCTTACGCAACGGTCACAGTCATTCATATCTGCGATCCGGGACGATTATATCTGAACGCGACCGAcatgtcgacgacggcagcggccgtttttgacgaattcAGTCCAACGACTTGGGTTAATCTGGTGGAAGGACCCGTCATTATTCGAAACAATGACAGTGAAATATTCACAGAAATCGAAGTCATTATCACAAATAATTTCGACCAAGGCAACGATGAACTGAGAGTagatggcggcggcgtgacCGTCGTGAACATTCCGATGGGTATACGGATCACCGGCATGTTCGCTATCGTCCATGCCCAGAATCTCACAATGAACATCCAATTTCGTAATACTTACGAATGTCGCATCGTTGATCCGCGCACGGTGAcgattcgtcttcgcgaCGACTGCGGCGCATGGACAAATATTGGGACGGTGGCGATTACCCTTCGTCGCAACAACGATCCGCCTATCGTTTTTCCTCGTTCGGGATCGAGGCACTCCATTCGACACACGTACGTCGTGGAAGGCGTAGCCAATACGAATCCGTCTTCCTTGCACGTCTTTCCCTATTTCGAAGTGGACGACTGCGACGGACCGATACAAGGACATTTGGCGCAAATCAACGTTACCATCATGGACGCGCCCGATTCTCCTCACGAAAGAATCTATTTCAATGAAACGGTATTGAACATGACCGGACTGCATTACAAAgtggtcgacgtcgatgaacACGTCGTTCGCTATGTCATCTACCATCCGAACGGCACCGCTCCGATTATGTATTTTGTGCGGTTGATTCGCAGTCTCTACTACATCAACGAAGCCGAATGTCCTTTCGAAGTGATGAGAAAGATTATTGTGACTGTGAGCGACGGTGAAGATACGGGAGAAGGATTGGCTATTATTTACTATCAGCGAAATCCCGTTGGACCAACCCTGAAATGGAATGAAAG CGATCATGAGACTTGGTCGGCCGCATTCAATCTGTTGGATCGTCCAGATTTTGATGTCATTCCCGGAGACGTTCACTTCATGCACAAGGCACAAATAACAATTACGAATCCCATCGAAAGTGCGACTAATCCAGGCAACTTTTTTGATCACGTCTTCATTGACGAGGCAGACGAAGACTCGGTAACAGCGCTCGGTATTCAAATTTTGCAGGACCGCAAAGGTCCCCAGATCGTACTCGAATACAACGGTCCTGTGTCGAATGTTGACGCCGCTCAATTCGAGTCAATTCTTCGCAAAGTGAAGTTCGATTCTCTTGATCCACATAAGAATTGTGATCGTCGTATCACAGTCACCGTATGGGATTCACCGTTGAAACGGATGAGCAACGTGATTACTGTTCAAGTAGTTGTAGGTAGCGGCACCGAGGATTCCAAGTGTCCTATCACCCCGACCACCGAATCTCCAACGACTCCTGAGATGGCAACAGAACCTGCGACGACTCCTGAGACGACATCAGCGTCTCCGACGACTCCTGAAACGACATCGGCTTCTCCGACGACTCctgaaacgacgtcagcgtCTCCGACGACTCCTGAGACGACGTCAGCGTCTCCGACGACTCCCGAAGTGACGACTGAGATTTTAACGACAACCGCAGGTCCGACGTCTCCTGAGTTGACAACTGAAGCTCCGACCAATGGATCAGCTACTGTGATTGACGTTACAGCGCCTGACACTACGGACATGACTTCCTGCGGTTCAGTTAGTCCTCTTACAACTCAAGCTGAAGTGAACACTCTGGCAGCTGGATCGTGTGAGGTTGTAGATGGAGATCTCGTGATTTCTTGCGACCTTTCGGCCGAGGATTGCTTCGGAAATTTTGTGCTCACGGGTCTTACAAATATACAG ATTATCACGGGAGCGCTGATAATCGACAACAATCGTCTGTCGTACTTGACCGGCCTCGAGAACGTCAAGAGTTTTAGATCGCTGGAAATTCGCGACAACACGGAATTGATGACGACCAGTCACCTGAGAATGAACACGACTGCCGAGTATCTACTCAAAAACGTAGAAAGTGTCACTGTGGTCAATCAGCAGAGGCTCGAAGACGTGGACGGACTCAAAGGAATCATGACAGTCACTG GTGACGTCGAGATAAATGGGCTGCAAGACTTGGACACCGCAGGACTAGGATCTTTGAAGAGTATCGGCGGAAGTTTCAAACTTGAGGCTATGCCTGTAACTTCTTTGAGTTCGCTCAGTAGTCTCATGACCGTCGGAGGGTCGATAACAATTCTCAACATTGAATCGTTGTCCAGTTTGGAAGGACTCGGTGCTGTCACTAGCGTGGGTTCTATTCGCATCCAAAATAACAAC GACTTGGTGAATTTTGACGGTGGGCTCGGTTCTTTGGTGAACGTCACAGGAACAGCTGCTTTCAACAAGGAATATTCTGTGGTGGTGTATGGAAACGACCTGCTAGAGAATACGTCCGGGTTTCCTCTCAGCCTCACCGCCATTACAGGGCCAGCGCAGGTCCGGAAGGTAATAATTTCTGCCAATCCGTTGCTGTGCGATCCTTCCCAAATTGTGACTAAGTCATTCTGGACTGGC atCGGCGGTTTTCCTTCTATCGGAGGAAACAACCAGAATTGCTAG